In Gossypium arboreum isolate Shixiya-1 chromosome 6, ASM2569848v2, whole genome shotgun sequence, the following are encoded in one genomic region:
- the LOC108485972 gene encoding chaperonin-like RBCX protein 1, chloroplastic codes for MASLALLPLTQPSFLPSKPFKSNVGFPPSPPLNQRTSHATPLNCHKMYVPGNGASPEAKAAKNLHDFFNYITVKIVSAQLQNYNPEAYKDLMEFMNTHSLNDRDKFCASLMRESSRRKTLALRILEVRSAYSKRDFEWDNLKRLVFKMVDESNTKLMREYVQETTRVTEKETGM; via the exons ATGGCGAGCCTTGCGCTTCTTCCACTAACTCAACCCTCCTTTCTCCCTTCTAAACCATTCAAAAGTAATGTGGGTTTTCCACCTTCTCCCCCATTGAACCAAAGAACCTCCCATGCTACTCCGTTAAACTGCCATAAGATGTATGTCCCTG GTAATGGGGCATCACCAGAGGCCAAGGCAGCCAAAAACCTCCACGATTTCTTCAATTACATAACAGTTAAGATAGTCAGTGCTCAACTTCAG AACTATAACCCTGAAGCTTACAAGGATTTGATGGAGTTCATGAATACCCACTCGTTGAATGATAGGGACAAGTTCTGTGCCAGCTTGATGAGGGAATCTTCAAGGCGTAAAACTCTAG CCCTCCGCATCTTAGAG GTTAGATCTGCATATTCCAAACGTGATTTCGAGTGGGACAACTTGAAGCGTTTAGTTTTCAAG ATGGTGGATGAATCCAACACAAAACTAATGAGGGAATATGTTCAAGAAACCACTCGTGTAACTGAAAAAGAAACCGGCATGTGA